One part of the Helicoverpa armigera isolate CAAS_96S chromosome 3, ASM3070526v1, whole genome shotgun sequence genome encodes these proteins:
- the Galk gene encoding N-acetylgalactosamine kinase yields the protein MSANVTSDEVPVTGIPDNERIKRLKQHFSQEFGCEPSFFVRVPGRVNLIGEHIDYCGYPVLPMALEQDILIAAAILDKPELHVRNINNKYVNYNTEIKSCEDIDIVADPNGKPFWYNYVLCGVKGALEFLGDKITNGLQLCVDGIVPPASGLSSSSALVSAACLALLYAQNVPLSKTEIASLCAKCERYIGTQGGGMDQAIAFLAEKNCAQYITWQPLKATPVALPENAAFVVAHSLAEANKAATNYYNRRVIECRLAAKIIATCAGAVTDKKIITFSQVQNKLDNTLEEMVNLVHKYLPKDIYTKEEVCDILNVNAEELEQLFFTPNTKHLTEFKLKQRALHVYEEAKRVEDFRKHCSLSASNGNGLNGVNGNGAIVSDNGDCDEIIRVLGELMSSSHESLKDLYECSHENLDRLVSLSKEMNIHSRLTGAGWGGCIIALCPKEKVAKYIDMLIDKFYVKHCNIDRIKAASYVFATTPNHGAEIYVEK from the coding sequence ATGAGTGCCAACGTTACAAGTGACGAAGTGCCTGTAACAGGCATCCCAGACAATGAAAGaataaaacgtttaaaacaACACTTTTCTCAAGAATTCGGTTGTGAACCATCGTTTTTTGTCAGAGTGCCGGGCCGCGTAAATCTGATTGGAGAGCACATAGACTATTGCGGATACCCAGTGTTGCCCATGGCGCTAGAACAGGATATACTGATAGCTGCTGCGATATTAGACAAGCCGGAGCTTCATGTgcgaaatataaataataaatatgtcaaTTATAATACAGAGATAAAATCGTGTGAAGATATAGATATTGTCGCAGACCCGAATGGAAAACCGTTTTGGTACAATTATGTGCTTTGTGGGGTCAAAGGCGCTTTGGAGTTTTTAGGAGACAAAATTACCAATGGACTACAGCTTTGTGTGGATGGAATAGTCCCTCCAGCGTCCGGTCTGTCAAGTTCCTCAGCATTAGTGAGCGCAGCATGCCTGGCTCTTCTTTATGCTCAAAATGTTCCGCTGAGCAAAACTGAAATTGCCTCCCTATGTGCTAAGTGCGAAAGATATATAGGAACCCAAGGAGGTGGGATGGATCAGGCGATAGCGTTTTTGGCAGAGAAAAACTGCGCCCAATACATAACGTGGCAACCCTTAAAGGCTACTCCCGTAGCTCTACCCGAAAATGCGGCGTTCGTCGTAGCTCACAGCTTGGCTGAAGCCAACAAAGCAGCCACAAATTATTACAACCGAAGGGTGATTGAATGTAGACTGGCCGCAAAAATTATAGCTACGTGTGCAGGTGCAGTTACtgataagaaaattattacttttagtcaagtacaaaataaacttgATAACACTCTAGAAGAGATGGTGAACCTCGTTCACAAGTATTTGCCCAAAGATATTTATACGAAAGAAGAGGTATGTGATATCTTGAACGTAAATGCAGAAGAATTGGAACAGTTGTTCTTTACTCCAAACACGAAGCATTTAACTGAGTTCAAACTGAAACAACGAGCGCTGCACGTTTACGAAGAAGCTAAGCGGGTGGAAGATTTTCGTAAACATTGTTCGCTATCAGCGTCAAATGGCAACGGCTTGAATGGTGTGAACGGAAACGGTGCTATTGTGTCCGATAATGGCGATTGTGATGAAATAATACGCGTTCTTGGGGAACTGATGTCCAGTAGTCATGAGAGTCTGAAGGATCTCTACGAATGTTCCCATGAAAATTTAGATCGTCTAGTCTCCTTGTCAAAAGAAATGAATATTCACTCTCGCTTGACCGGAGCCGGTTGGGGCGGATGTATTATAGCTTTGTGTCCGAAAGAGAAAGTCGCAAAATATATCGATATGTTAATTGATAAGTTTTACGTAAAACATTGTAACATAGATAGAATTAAAGCTGCTTCTTATGTGTTTGCCACTACTCCGAATCACGGTGCTGAGATTTACGTAGAAAAATAA